In Flammeovirgaceae bacterium, the sequence CCAGCCACCAGCGGTATCGCCAGTACAAGCAAAACCAGTATCCAGCTTCTTGAAAAGACTTCCGCGCTCAGAAACAGAAATTCAGTCAGAGGGGTACTTTCCGAATACAATCCGGCAGTAATTCCAATCGTCAGACCAAGCAATGATCCAATCGAAATCCAGTGTGAGGGTTTAGGCATTTTCACACCCGGGTTGTAGTTGACGAAACCACGAGTTCAAGTTTATTCGATCGGGTAACCAACGAAGCGATGGTCATCCCTTCGGTAACATTAAGCATTGTTTTAAACATATCGGGAATAACGTCAATGGCCTTGGTAAGTACAATCATTTCGAGCGGAACACCCAGTGCCAGAAACACCGGCATTGTCGCCAGTTTACCACCACTCGGCAAGCCAGGACTGCCAAAACTCAGTATCAAAATAAGACCAAGAAAAAGCAGCGTGGATACCCCATCAGTCGGGATAGCATATAATGCAGTAAAAAACACATACGAAAAAACAGATGTGATTGCCCTGTTCAACCGGAACACGGAAACTGAAAATGGAATAACCAACCTGGATACCGATGGAGGAATGCCTGCCCCCTGTTCGGCACTCGTTAGCAAGGCAGGCATGGTGGCCAGTGATGACCTTGTGCTGGCCGCAACGAGTTGTGCTGGAAACAACGCTCGGGCAAAAACTCCGAACGATACTGCACCGAAACTTCTGGCAATCAGGTAAAGAACCAGGGTGAACGCCATCAGCATCCCGATGAGTGCCAACACATACTGGCCCATTATTCCCGCCAACGTGTATCCATGCCTTGCCGTAAGCGCGAATGATAAAGTGAGTGCAGCAACCGGCAGGAGAAGCAGCAATCCATTCATTGCCGTTGTTGCTCTTTCAGAGAGATTGTGTACACGCTCAAGCCAACGATCACGTTTGAGTTTGTAAAACCGGGTGATGATCAACGCGGTTACTGCGAATGCAAGAAGTGCGGGAAGTATGATCCGGGCGAGTGATGTTTGTACGACATCCGTCCAGATAATGAGTTGATGAACTGCCCCAGTCCCATCCGTTGTTAAATCCGGGCCATCTGTGTGCAAAAGCAACGTAAAACCGTACGTTATGTAGTTGGTAATGGCGTAACCTACCGACAGAGTAAAGCACATGCCCAACAGCATGATCAGTACATGAAATACCAAGGCATGCCATCCTATCTTTCCGGCAAGCCTTCCACCGGACATGGATGAAACAATACTGAAGAGATACGCACCTACCAACGGAATAGCCACCGTGATCAACAAGGTGAGCCACACCTTACCGGTTAATTCCGCCCAGAAAATAATGTCATTCCAGTTTTTCTGATGCTCACTCACCAGCCAGCCCGATACGAATCCGGTAATGAGTGCAAGCATTGCAATTAACGCACTGTTGAATGAACCTTTGTTTGTAATTACCGCCATTCCGGTCAAAAATGAAATTTAGCAAACGTCTTTCAGCAGCGCTGTACCGGTTATCAATAATTTTCGTTAGTTAGCAATTCATGCACCAGCCCATTCAGCTACACTTTACCACCGGCAACACCTGGGTACTTAATTTTTGCCTGGCGGTAATTATGTTTGGCGTTGCCCTTCAATTAAAAACCGATGATTTTAAACGGTTAAGCAAAACACCCCGCACCGCCATGGCCGGCCTGGTGGCACAGTTCTTGGCTCTGCCTGCCATAACCTACCTGCTGGTACTTGTTATTAACCCCTCGCCCGCCATGGCACTTGGGCTTATTCTGGTTTCGGTATGTCCGGGCGGAAATATTTCCAATTTTATGTCGAGCCTGGCAGGCGGTAACGTTGCGCTTTCGGTGGGCCTTACGGCAGCCGGTTCGTTTCTTTCAGTTTTTTTAACACCGCTCAACCTGCAATGGTGGGGCAGTTTATATGCACCGGCTTCTGCGCTGCTGCGCGAGGTAGAAGTGAGTTTCTCCGAAGTGTTCATCACCATTTTTCTGATTGCCGGTATTCCGCTGATGTTCGGCATGCTCATTAATCACCGGTATCCGCTGGCGGCAAAAAAAATCAGCCGGTGGCTCAAGCCTGTGTCTGTTCTGCTGTTCATCGGGTTTGTTGTTGTGGCGTTTGCACAAAACACCGATGTCTTTCTTAATTATATTCACCTGATTTTTTTTGTTGTGCTTGTTCACAATGCGCTGGCGTTCACCACCGGCTACTGGGTTGCAAAAATCGGGCGGGCCGGTTATACCGATCAGCGCACCATTGCCATCGAAACCGGCATTCAGAATTCCGGGCTTGGCCTGGTGCTGATCTTTTCCTTTTTCAATGGCCTGGGCGAAATGGCGCTGGTGGCCGGCTGGTGGGGCATCTGGCACATTGTATCAGGCCTGGGCCTGTCGTATTATTGGTCGCGCAACCCGGCTCCGGCTGTATGAACAAACTATTGTATTACTTCCTCCGGATTTATGTATGGTGTGCCTTACACATCTACTTTAAAAAAATTATTGCACGCCAAACCGAAAACATCCCCCGCAAAGGGCCTGTGCTGTTTCTGGCAAATCACCAAAACGCCTTGCTGGATGCCCTGGTAATAGCGGTTACTGCTCCGCGCTACTGTTATTTCATTGCCCGGGCCGATGTTTTTAAAAACAGCATCGCTGCCCGCCTGCTTAGCCTGATTAATATGCGGCCCGTGTACCGCCTGCGCGATGGCATAAAATCCATACCCAATAACAAATATACATTTACATGGGCCAGCAGCGTATTGTTACGAAATGAATGCCTGTTATTTTTCCCCGAAGGCAATCACAGTTTGTTGCGAAGAGTGCGACCGCTGAGCAAAGGCTTTACCCGCATTGTAGGTGAAGCGCTGGTGAACAACCCCTCATTGGATTTACAAATTATCCCGGTGGGCATTAACTACACCAACCATACCGGGTTCAGGGGCTCAGTAAGTATTTATTATGGCAAGCCGGTCGGGGCCAGCCTGTTCAAAAACAACCTGCTCCCGCTTCGTGATGCAGTGGAAGAAAAATTAAAATCATTAACCACGCATGTTGAGGATGAAGCAACCTACCATAAAGTAATCGGCAAGCTGGAACAAACTTTACCCGACTACCTCGATCCAATCGAAACCAATCGCAGGATCAGGCTGATTGAAGAGGGCCTGCCGGTGGATACAGCCGTTGTAAAGAGGTCTTCAAAATCACCCTTCCGGTATATGTTGTACCCGCTCTACTGGCTGTGCCTGCTGGTTAATGTTATACCCTTGCTTCTGTGGAAGTGGCTGAAGAAAAAAATAACCGATCCGGTTTTTACCGGCACCATCCGGTTTGCCGTAGGCATTACGGTAGTGCCGGCAACATACATGACTGAAATTTTAACTATAGGCGCATACTCCTTTTCAGGAGGTTTTGCTTTGGGTGTCTTTTGTTTGTTGTCGTTGCCACTCGGGTTTTACCTCAAGAAACAAATTGCTTAGGTAGCAAAAAAGATTCATATCTTCGAATAGCCTTGCCATGATGAAACCATTTACCCTGCCCGCGCTCAGCATTGTAATGCTATCCTCCTGCGCCACCCTTACTGATTCTCCCAAGTATCAGTTAAGCAACGGCCATTACGATTTCCGCCAACAAGGCAATAAATACACAAAGGTGTTTGTTGAGGTTACCGATGACTCGGTGAAAATCTACCCGAGCAAT encodes:
- a CDS encoding cation:dicarboxylase symporter family transporter, which encodes MAVITNKGSFNSALIAMLALITGFVSGWLVSEHQKNWNDIIFWAELTGKVWLTLLITVAIPLVGAYLFSIVSSMSGGRLAGKIGWHALVFHVLIMLLGMCFTLSVGYAITNYITYGFTLLLHTDGPDLTTDGTGAVHQLIIWTDVVQTSLARIILPALLAFAVTALIITRFYKLKRDRWLERVHNLSERATTAMNGLLLLLPVAALTLSFALTARHGYTLAGIMGQYVLALIGMLMAFTLVLYLIARSFGAVSFGVFARALFPAQLVAASTRSSLATMPALLTSAEQGAGIPPSVSRLVIPFSVSVFRLNRAITSVFSYVFFTALYAIPTDGVSTLLFLGLILILSFGSPGLPSGGKLATMPVFLALGVPLEMIVLTKAIDVIPDMFKTMLNVTEGMTIASLVTRSNKLELVVSSTTTRV
- a CDS encoding bile acid:sodium symporter family protein, encoding MHQPIQLHFTTGNTWVLNFCLAVIMFGVALQLKTDDFKRLSKTPRTAMAGLVAQFLALPAITYLLVLVINPSPAMALGLILVSVCPGGNISNFMSSLAGGNVALSVGLTAAGSFLSVFLTPLNLQWWGSLYAPASALLREVEVSFSEVFITIFLIAGIPLMFGMLINHRYPLAAKKISRWLKPVSVLLFIGFVVVAFAQNTDVFLNYIHLIFFVVLVHNALAFTTGYWVAKIGRAGYTDQRTIAIETGIQNSGLGLVLIFSFFNGLGEMALVAGWWGIWHIVSGLGLSYYWSRNPAPAV
- a CDS encoding 1-acyl-sn-glycerol-3-phosphate acyltransferase — protein: MNKLLYYFLRIYVWCALHIYFKKIIARQTENIPRKGPVLFLANHQNALLDALVIAVTAPRYCYFIARADVFKNSIAARLLSLINMRPVYRLRDGIKSIPNNKYTFTWASSVLLRNECLLFFPEGNHSLLRRVRPLSKGFTRIVGEALVNNPSLDLQIIPVGINYTNHTGFRGSVSIYYGKPVGASLFKNNLLPLRDAVEEKLKSLTTHVEDEATYHKVIGKLEQTLPDYLDPIETNRRIRLIEEGLPVDTAVVKRSSKSPFRYMLYPLYWLCLLVNVIPLLLWKWLKKKITDPVFTGTIRFAVGITVVPATYMTEILTIGAYSFSGGFALGVFCLLSLPLGFYLKKQIA